Proteins encoded by one window of Ulvibacter sp. MAR_2010_11:
- a CDS encoding T9SS type A sorting domain-containing protein encodes MKTFTTKIFLLLTMTLVSSTIYAADTIIMPPANDLIENAINLNIGPSPYSESNVNFPEATSINDQTYSGNGCSLTQAAVWYKFTATKAGNVAAGILNPNGAVVVFFSGPENATNGNNLVFVNQNNNICDYSALGNIDTTAGTTYYIYMRNVVVSDVSINASAAFQAPANDLIENATNLNGLEDYFDDNVHFLVATNDGDSGQSGCDTDPVRAVWYKFTAAIDGQVVAGIDVAPAGGGVVFYTAADENATSGGDLTWVDQPNNPCGPNNLASINAVAGTTYYLLAGKIGAFANGYADVSINLSGILGIEDNVIDGFSFYPNPVTSEINLSATTTIDEVVIYNLLGQKVFAEKPNSTRKTIDMVSLQTGLYVMHVSSEGRSASYKIVKK; translated from the coding sequence ATGAAAACATTTACTACAAAAATCTTTTTACTGTTGACAATGACCTTAGTCTCTTCAACAATTTACGCAGCAGACACTATAATTATGCCTCCTGCAAACGACCTTATTGAAAATGCGATTAATTTAAATATTGGTCCTTCTCCTTATTCCGAAAGCAATGTAAATTTCCCGGAGGCTACCAGTATAAATGATCAGACATATTCAGGTAACGGTTGTAGTTTAACGCAGGCCGCTGTTTGGTATAAATTTACTGCTACAAAGGCTGGAAATGTGGCAGCCGGAATTTTGAATCCTAATGGAGCCGTAGTTGTATTTTTCTCCGGCCCCGAAAACGCCACCAATGGAAATAATTTGGTCTTTGTAAACCAAAATAACAACATTTGCGACTATAGTGCGCTAGGCAATATTGATACTACCGCAGGAACCACCTATTACATCTATATGCGTAATGTTGTAGTTTCTGATGTTTCAATTAATGCTTCAGCTGCCTTTCAAGCTCCAGCCAATGATTTAATTGAAAATGCCACTAACTTGAATGGTTTGGAGGATTATTTTGACGACAATGTTCACTTTTTAGTGGCAACCAATGATGGAGATTCAGGGCAATCGGGTTGCGACACAGATCCTGTAAGAGCGGTCTGGTATAAATTTACTGCGGCTATTGACGGACAGGTAGTAGCCGGGATAGATGTTGCGCCAGCCGGCGGCGGTGTGGTTTTCTATACTGCAGCAGATGAGAATGCCACATCGGGCGGCGATCTTACCTGGGTAGATCAACCTAATAACCCTTGTGGCCCGAACAATCTTGCATCAATAAATGCCGTAGCCGGTACTACATATTATTTATTGGCTGGAAAGATAGGAGCTTTTGCTAATGGATATGCAGACGTTTCCATTAATTTATCCGGCATTTTAGGAATTGAAGACAACGTTATTGATGGCTTCAGCTTTTATCCCAACCCTGTTACTTCAGAAATAAATTTAAGCGCAACTACAACAATAGACGAAGTTGTAATCTACAATCTCTTAGGACAAAAGGTTTTTGCAGAAAAGCCCAATTCGACCAGAAAAACTATAGATATGGTGTCTTTACAAACCGGATTATATGTGATGCATGTTTCTTCGGAAGGAAGGTCTGCAAGCTATAAAATTGTAAAAAAATAA
- a CDS encoding sensor histidine kinase, protein MRYRLQLLLLLSLLLSGFASLLNAQTTVSETEVFVPFKVYKSEGDSLSVAAIISRPELFITSNINSGKTNTNNTYWVRADLNPVLNHLKSDSVWYLQTGSFYDITYYFQGKNSIEFKEYGPVNTKEKYSFYTPKDGVYFKAENLINERYLFFKIRFYSSNQNFNNLKLKLRTEASKKIESNYYRWKDVVEASRDYLFVGAFFIIFIFTFITYFVSKRLDFLFYSIYTLCLLLYLGRSAYNTVVFLTYDYTVFSLWLHSSLQVFINLFYVAFAKYYLETFKMYPKLNKAIHGIAIFLLIVILVNSYFTITLQLDPHTLVMNIHRLVMSVFAVCAVIYLVIYAKNSLAYFIIIGSLTFTAGALAMLFTEDRHYMMVGSVVEVLLFGLGLNYKLRKDNKEKIQLKQTAHDNQISALRAQMNPHFIFNSLSSIQHLIISGKKESSIKYLNKFSLLMRNLLESSIEANVVLSEEISLLEKYLELEALRFNNSFQYEITVDASVDPEAVEVPSLIVQPFVENAILHGLLKKTGNDKHLRIHFNRKNNHIICEVEDNGIGRSVSETKKSDMKKSKKSRGIEVTEKRLQLISNSEKDTIEIIDKTNEKGEPTGTLVIIKISI, encoded by the coding sequence ATGAGGTATAGGCTACAACTATTGCTACTATTAAGTCTGCTTTTAAGCGGATTTGCCTCATTACTTAATGCTCAAACAACAGTTTCAGAAACTGAAGTTTTCGTACCGTTTAAAGTGTATAAATCGGAAGGGGATAGTCTTTCCGTAGCGGCGATAATTTCAAGACCCGAGCTATTTATCACCTCAAATATTAACTCCGGGAAAACCAATACCAACAATACTTATTGGGTGCGAGCCGATTTAAATCCGGTTTTAAACCATCTAAAAAGTGACAGTGTTTGGTACTTGCAAACCGGTTCATTTTACGACATTACCTATTATTTTCAAGGGAAAAATTCAATTGAATTTAAGGAATACGGCCCTGTAAACACCAAGGAAAAATACAGTTTTTACACCCCTAAAGACGGGGTTTATTTTAAAGCCGAAAATCTTATAAACGAAAGGTATTTATTTTTCAAAATTCGATTCTATTCGTCCAACCAGAATTTCAATAACCTAAAGCTGAAGCTTAGAACAGAAGCGTCAAAAAAAATTGAAAGCAATTATTATCGTTGGAAAGATGTGGTTGAAGCATCCCGCGACTATCTGTTTGTAGGTGCTTTTTTTATAATTTTCATATTTACCTTTATCACCTATTTTGTTTCTAAACGATTAGATTTCCTATTTTATTCAATTTATACATTGTGTTTGTTGCTCTACCTGGGAAGGAGCGCCTATAACACGGTTGTATTTCTCACATACGACTACACTGTATTTTCATTGTGGCTTCATTCAAGCCTGCAGGTGTTTATAAATCTCTTTTATGTTGCCTTTGCAAAGTACTATCTGGAAACCTTCAAAATGTATCCAAAGCTCAACAAGGCCATTCACGGGATTGCCATCTTCCTGCTAATTGTAATTCTGGTTAATTCCTATTTTACCATCACATTACAGTTAGACCCGCACACGCTGGTGATGAATATTCATAGATTGGTAATGTCTGTTTTTGCAGTTTGCGCTGTAATCTATCTTGTAATTTATGCTAAAAATTCGCTAGCTTATTTTATCATTATTGGATCGTTAACCTTTACTGCCGGTGCTTTGGCTATGTTATTTACAGAAGACAGACACTATATGATGGTGGGAAGCGTGGTAGAAGTATTGCTTTTCGGACTTGGTTTAAATTACAAACTGCGAAAGGACAACAAAGAAAAAATACAACTGAAGCAGACGGCGCACGACAATCAGATTAGTGCTTTACGCGCACAAATGAATCCGCATTTTATTTTTAACTCCTTGAGTTCTATTCAGCATTTAATTATTTCGGGGAAAAAGGAATCTTCTATCAAGTATTTGAACAAATTCAGTCTCTTAATGCGGAATCTGCTGGAAAGCTCAATTGAAGCAAATGTTGTTTTATCGGAAGAAATTTCACTTCTGGAAAAATACTTGGAACTGGAGGCGCTTCGCTTTAATAATTCGTTTCAATATGAAATTACGGTTGACGCTTCGGTAGATCCTGAAGCTGTGGAAGTGCCTTCATTAATAGTGCAACCCTTTGTTGAAAATGCCATTCTGCATGGACTGTTGAAAAAAACGGGAAATGACAAACATCTGCGAATCCATTTCAACAGAAAAAATAATCACATCATTTGTGAAGTTGAGGACAATGGTATTGGAAGAAGTGTTTCTGAAACCAAAAAATCTGATATGAAAAAGTCCAAAAAATCGAGAGGAATTGAAGTCACCGAAAAACGCTTGCAACTTATTAGTAATTCCGAAAAAGACACCATTGAGATTATCGATAAAACCAACGAGAAAGGCGAACCTACCGGTACGCTGGTAATCATTAAAATTTCTATTTAA
- a CDS encoding LytTR family DNA-binding domain-containing protein, which yields MKLKAIIVDDENHSRETLKNLLTEFCPDVEVLVAVSSVEEAITSISGLKPDVVFLDIELQTGTGFDILDRLENIDFQVVFTTAFEQYAIKAVKFSSLDYLLKPIDLEELQKAVEKAKKAKDKDSYNQQLETLIFNLKQQQPHLNKICLSTSEGFEFLNVDDILYCKAEGSYTTFKLKNNVSHLVSKHLKEYENLLTDQSFMRVHNGYLINLKEVKKYIKSDGGYILMNNDDTVSISRNKKDDFFEAMQQISK from the coding sequence ATGAAATTGAAAGCAATTATTGTGGACGACGAGAACCACAGCCGCGAGACTTTAAAAAATCTATTAACCGAATTTTGCCCTGACGTAGAAGTATTGGTTGCAGTAAGTTCGGTAGAAGAAGCCATTACTTCCATCTCCGGTCTAAAACCGGATGTTGTTTTTCTGGATATCGAATTGCAAACCGGAACCGGATTCGATATTCTGGATAGACTCGAAAATATAGACTTTCAGGTTGTGTTTACTACGGCCTTCGAACAGTACGCCATCAAAGCAGTAAAGTTTAGTTCGTTGGATTATTTATTGAAACCCATCGACCTGGAAGAATTACAGAAAGCGGTGGAAAAAGCAAAAAAGGCCAAAGACAAAGACTCATACAACCAACAGTTGGAAACGCTTATCTTTAATTTAAAGCAGCAGCAACCACATCTCAACAAAATATGTCTTTCCACCTCCGAAGGCTTTGAGTTTTTAAACGTGGACGACATTTTGTATTGCAAAGCAGAAGGTTCCTATACCACTTTTAAGCTTAAAAATAACGTCTCGCATCTGGTAAGCAAGCATTTAAAGGAATACGAAAATCTCTTAACCGATCAGAGTTTTATGCGAGTGCACAACGGCTATCTCATTAATCTTAAAGAAGTTAAAAAATATATCAAGTCGGATGGAGGTTATATCCTTATGAACAACGACGATACCGTAAGTATTTCAAGAAATAAAAAGGATGATTTTTTTGAAGCCATGCAACAAATATCAAAATAA
- a CDS encoding histidine kinase → MSLQSNSEVSDELAHLKLKTLRSQMNPHFIFNALNAIQFFITSENKKSAVIYLSVFSKLIRHYLNNIENDTVHLTDEFAMLQEYLKLQKLRYSHQFEYHLEYEEDLKTIEAVIPSFILQSLFENIIEHAIYNQYQNYKVVTVFSKQREAVEVKIRFSYNCLPNSPRKYIPDYREQMVRWQDQIRLLNKLKSYKIKKKVTFSKSSAISGGTIVLILPNLS, encoded by the coding sequence ATGTCATTACAATCTAACTCTGAAGTATCGGATGAATTGGCGCATTTAAAACTGAAAACATTGCGATCTCAAATGAATCCGCATTTTATTTTTAACGCCTTAAACGCCATTCAGTTTTTTATTACTTCAGAAAATAAAAAATCGGCCGTAATCTATTTATCGGTTTTCAGTAAACTTATTCGTCATTATTTGAATAACATTGAAAATGACACCGTGCATCTCACAGACGAATTCGCAATGCTTCAGGAATACTTAAAGCTTCAGAAGTTGCGATATTCCCATCAGTTTGAATACCATTTGGAGTACGAAGAAGATTTAAAAACCATCGAAGCTGTTATTCCCTCCTTTATTCTTCAGTCACTTTTCGAAAACATTATAGAACATGCCATTTATAACCAGTATCAAAATTACAAAGTAGTGACCGTTTTCTCAAAACAGAGAGAAGCTGTAGAAGTAAAAATTCGGTTTTCATACAATTGTCTTCCCAATTCACCTCGAAAGTACATCCCCGATTACAGAGAACAAATGGTGAGATGGCAGGATCAAATTAGATTATTGAATAAGCTTAAAAGTTATAAAATTAAAAAAAAGGTTACTTTTAGTAAGAGTTCTGCCATAAGTGGTGGAACCATCGTATTAATTCTTCCTAACCTATCATAG
- a CDS encoding LuxR C-terminal-related transcriptional regulator: protein MSQEIEKLHHVWEHSQKTAGKNTALPQINFEKIIGSLISTGPFYYYVIDFYDMSLSNVSGAIEEIHGFNPKTVTFNDILGTIHPEDMDFVAKAEAANIKFLFGTLGIDKVLQYKSCFSFRSKMKNGEYALLNHQALILTLDEHGGFGKSLNIHTRIDHLSKTNTHQLSLIGLQGHSSFMNIDVLEDKRNPIEFSKRELDVLRLIAEGNTNNEIATQLFISPLTVKKHRTNILNKSKCKNTSQLIKESILMGLI from the coding sequence ATGAGCCAAGAGATTGAAAAGTTGCACCATGTTTGGGAACATTCTCAAAAAACCGCAGGTAAAAACACTGCTCTGCCACAGATAAATTTTGAAAAAATAATTGGCTCTTTAATTAGCACCGGACCATTTTATTACTACGTGATCGATTTTTACGACATGTCGCTCTCCAACGTGAGTGGGGCAATAGAAGAAATACACGGATTCAATCCCAAAACCGTCACTTTTAATGATATACTTGGCACCATTCACCCGGAAGATATGGACTTTGTGGCCAAGGCTGAAGCCGCCAATATTAAGTTCCTTTTTGGAACATTAGGAATTGACAAGGTATTGCAATATAAATCTTGTTTCTCTTTTCGTAGTAAAATGAAAAATGGAGAATATGCCCTGTTAAATCATCAGGCACTAATTTTAACACTGGACGAGCATGGAGGTTTTGGGAAATCCTTAAATATTCATACCAGAATTGATCATTTGTCCAAAACCAATACCCATCAATTGTCATTAATAGGACTTCAAGGGCACTCTTCCTTCATGAATATTGATGTACTTGAAGACAAGAGAAATCCGATTGAATTTTCCAAAAGAGAATTAGACGTTTTAAGACTAATAGCAGAAGGCAATACCAATAACGAAATTGCCACTCAACTTTTTATAAGTCCGCTAACAGTCAAAAAGCACCGAACCAATATTTTAAACAAATCCAAATGCAAAAATACTTCTCAATTAATCAAGGAAAGTATTCTCATGGGGTTGATATAA